The window gattttctgaactaatcaaacccattcagtggtgtcgaggtctggactctggggtggtcagtccatcgttctgagaacagcagcagctctgtttGATAAGTATGTCTCGATGTTCTAAGCAGCGCTTGGGGTCGTTATCTCGCTGTAGAGTGAATCACTTCTAGAGGTTTTTCATGATGCATTAAATGCTCTGTGCTTATCAGCATTCAGGATACATTCAATCAAATAACCGACTTTGACTTTGATGTTCTAGTGCAGAtgttctccttttctcagtgaggatcttcttgatcagctacacatcctttcagacccacagcgctgagtggtcttctcacagtggaaggatggacagaaacacctgtggatgttttcagatctgaagcagcttgatgttcttcTCCCTCTCAGAGAtcggggtcgaccagctcttccaggtggttgttagaagtCGATTTTTTTGAACTTTTGGAaacttctgctgtttttttccctttctccttGCTCgtgtaagtggattatctccTGAAACACTAATACTTTGTGctaaatggccattttgactggaaatcagaTAAATGAAGTCTGTCAGAGACAATTTAACATCTCCAGATGGTTTGTGTTGACTGTGTAACGATTCAGGAGTGCAGTTAGCACCAAGCTTGGTTGATTGTTGGGTTAGAAGCATCCATTGCTTGTTAGTTAccttagcctcgtagctccagagCTAAAACTCAAGAACCACACTTCAGACATCAAAGCATCTCGGCTGATCGACTGTGTTTGTGCTAAGGGTGGAATTGTTTACGTTCGTGTTTTTCACTAAACTAGTTACATTCAGTTTCACTCTGCATAGCTTACATTCAGTGGTCCATTTTTCAGGCTCCAGCATCAGATGCTGTTTGGTCTGCTCCAGTTCCTTCTTCAGCCAATCGTATTTGGCCCGAACCTCAGAGATCCTCTGCTGCCGATGCTCCAGGATCTTCAGCTTAGCGCTGAAATACACCAGTTCCTGAGGACACAGCAGGAACCAGAGAGATCATCCCGAGATCAGACACTCGAACGGCTTCTGAAACTACACAGTTAACTCATTCTAACATCATTACCTTATTGCCGGCAGCTCGTCTCCTCTGAAGACGTTCAACATCATCGATTTCATAAACCTTGATCTCAAAGGGTTCAGTCAGGCCTCTCTGGCTGGGTCGCAGTGGACCGTCCACCCAGCGGACTCCAGGGCTGATGATTGGCTTCCTCACAGGGGAGGTGGTGTCCAGGGTCAGGTTAGGAATCAGGCGGCGTCTCTGAGTCCCTGAAAGGATAAATAACATCAAAGATCAGGACCCGAGAATTAAAGGAATCAAATTAcccaataaaaacagagaaaaacataaacaaaactcaGGCTGCCACTGTTTTAGCTGCACTAATGTACTTTAGTCTGTGTTTGTAGACAACAGAGTCACATAcagagtcagagaccacacaaTGGAGACTGTTAGACGTTACGTAACAgagcattctggcctaaaaccgGAGTTTAGTGTTGTTTGAtgtgttatgtaatattcttaTATCCCTTTAAGCCACATCGGTTTAACAGAATTCACAATTCTATAcagtttacatgtttttcttactacaatacccagcatgcatcacTCAAACACAGTTAGGGAtctagggttaggtttaggttaagATTCTGTCACAGCACTAAATGAAGCCCAGGGACGAGTTGAAGCCTTTTCCGTCGGACAGAAGGAGCCGGGCTGAGGGCCGAGAGCTGCGCCAGGCTCACTTCAGCCGTTAGCTTGCCTTCACGTCTCTGTCTGCATTCACCTGCTAACAAAATCCAAACTTTCCCAAATAAAAGCCTGAAAAATCCACCCCAGAGCCGTAATCCAGACATTCCCACTCCAACGCTCCAGGTGATCACGCTGACTGGTGGGgtacaaacaaacagcacatcatCGCTGCTGGAACAAACGTTGTATCTTGAAATTGTTTACAGCGTCCCTGACGCTCAATGGAAGACGATGGAAAAAGATCTTATTCTAAGATTAGAGaatatttctgttggtctgttggTCTGAACATTTGACACAATGCAAAAGAActaatgttttcaaatgatgggTTTTAAAAATATCTCAATAAAtaagtttggtttgtttttcatgatataatCTCTAACCATCAAGGTAAGACAAACAACAGCATCAAAAAGAGGATAATTTCCAGAAActggaaatgttttaaaatatttatattttaaaataagttattttagcAATGACACCTTCCTCGGCCATGAATTCAGCAATACTGGtttataaatcaatcatatagaattccaagcaccacagaagagctcgtcctcacagtcgtgtgtgaaggccAAGGCCACATTTTGagtttttctgctattttaactgcaataatctaaaCATGATTATGGAATATATGATTAAAATGACCTAAggcgagtcactggtgttactgcgtctcttattctgaaataaaagtcacgccgatgacgtcactcgacctcctttgacctgttctctgaggatctatggagaaaagctcatggtgagtccactgtgtctctcagttctcagagatcttctcattcagctcatgatctcatatgaagcttctagctgacgtcactggtgtgaccgactttattctgaggccattgtgaaaaaacagaaacacaaatggattaaattccatattttagtggacgttccctgatggacagcgtgtggtttgatgttctgtaaaatgcattgatcattaaaaacgtctctgatGTGTCCTTTATGatgtggaacaccgatgacggtcAGGAACACCAATGACTcctacagagagacagagaagtggacgtttctgtagaacgacccagaAAGAGGCCAGTTCAGAATTCATAATGTACCGGACAGTTTAATAAAAGCAGACCTGTATTTCAGGTCAGTGGGGAAGGCTCAGTTTGGCCCCAGGTCTGTGTGAGATGCACTTCTTGGCTGTTAAAAATAAACCAAGTCAAACCGGGGAACTGTGCCACGGTGCTTAGCCGCGAGCTACTCTGAGAGCTTATGCTGGCGGCACCGTCCAGCCAGGCAGCAGCAGGTCAGCGGCAGCAGCTTATCTGGCCCGAGTGCAGGAATGACGCCGATCCTGCCGGAGCGCGGACCACATTTGCATACAAATTGACAGTTCCAGCTGCAGCACTATCAGTCATCTGATTGGAAACACAGCGACGGGCGTAATATTAATGGGCTCCTTCTTGTCCCTTTGTGTGAGAAAGGTGCTTAAAGGTCAAACTCCCAGTCACGGCTGGTCATCCGTGAGGTGGTTCATTTGTACAGCGTGTTTGAAGGGCAGTGAAGAGCAGGAGGCTGGTGATTTAAGGTATACCTGCAGATAGCGTTTACATTTGACTCGTTACGCTAAGCTCTTCTCTCCATTCCAGCGTCCGCGGCTCCACCGTCTCGGCCGGCGTCCCTGACCGCTCAGGCGTTCACAACATGATTAGAATTCTGCTTTTCTTGGCAGTTCACCGCCGTGTAATGTAATGGCCTGGTTCTGATGCGTGAGGGGAAAGCGAATGTGGCTGTTGTTTCAGCGAGCGCTGAGGCAGGATTTAAATCCTCAGTCGGGGGAGCCGGTCCCCATGGCAGGGGTCTGCAGCCGAGCGAAATGGGGAGAACGCTCTGCCCGAGGAAACGAGTGGGGGAGGAACGTGCTCAGAAGCAGGAGCAGCACTAagcagtcagagaccacccacaACCTTCTCTGTCAACTGCAGTCTGTCTATTTGAAGATGGCTATCACAGCAGAGCGCTGGGGCGTGAGAGTGTGGGTGCAGAGTGAAGAGGAGCCGGGGGCTTTTTTTTTAGCTTGATTTTCCCAACATGAATATTTACACACCAGTGACGAGATGAGATTTAGCGCAGGATGATTCACGCTGGAATATGAAACTGCACAGGAACTGCATGAACACCAGAAAGCAGTCACGACAGCTTCATTCACACATCACAAACTTTGGAAATGAAACTGATCACATTCATTTTTCCACATGTGGGCAGTGACTGAAGCCAGTCCAACAAAGGCTCCATATGACCAGCACAGACACTTTCCCCTCAAATCCAACCTAGAAATAAAATACAGCACGCATTCCTTCACGGAACGTGGGCTTTACACCTAAACACAAGGGgcaatgacgtctttagagggcggagctgagcggcgtttgtttatttgatggtcgttaatgacgtctttagagggcggagctgagcggcgtttgtttatttgatggtcgttaatgacgtctttagagggcggagctgagcggagtttgtttatttgatggtcgttaatgacgtctttagagggcggagctgagcggcgtttgtttatttgatggtcgttaatgacgtctttagagggcggagctgagcgatatttgtttatttgatggtcgttaatgacgtctttagagggcggagctgagcggcgtttgtttatttgatggtcgttaatgacgtctttagaggcggagctgagcggcgtttgtttatttgatggtcgttaatgacgtctttagagggcggagctgagcggcgtttgtttatttgatggtcgttaatgacgtctttagagggcggagctgagttgcgtttgtttatttgatggtgttaatgacgtctttagagggcggagctgagcggcgtttgtttatttgatggtcgttaatgacgtctttagagggcggagctgagcagcgtttgtttatttgatggtgttaatggcgtctttagagggcagagctgagcggcgtttgtttatttgatggtgttaatgacgtctttagagggcggagctgagcagcgtttgtttatttgatggtgttaatgacgtctttagagggcggagctgagcagcgtttgtttatttgatggtcgttaatgacgtctttagagggcggagctgagcggcgtttgtttatttgatggtgttaatgacgtctttagagggcggagctgagcagcgtttgtttatttgatggtcgttaatgacgtctttagagggcggagctgagcggcgtttgtttatttgatggtcgttaatgacgtctttagagggcggagctgagcggagtttgtttatttgatggtcgttaatgacgtctttagagggcggagctgagcggcgtttgtttatttgatggtcgttaatgacgtctttagagggcggagctgagcgatatttgtttatttgatggtcgttaatgacgtctttagagggcggagctgagcggcgtttgtttatttgatggtcgttaatgacgtctttagaggcggagctgagcggcgtttgtttatttgatggtcgttaatgacgtctttagagggcggagctgagcggcgtttgtttatttgatggtcgttaatgacgtctttagagggcggagctgagtggcgtttgtttatttgatggtgttaatgacgtctttagagggcggagctgagcggcgtttgtttatttgatggtcgttaatgacgtctttagagggcggagctgagcagcgtttgtttatttgatggtgttaatggcgtctttagagggcagagctgagcggcgtttgtttatttgatggtgttaatgacgtctttagagggcggagctgagcagcgtttgtttatttgatggtgttaatgacgtctttagagggcggagctgagcagcgtttgtttatttgatggtcgttaatgacgtctttagagggcggagctgagcggcgtttgtttatttgatggtgttaatgacgtctttagagggcggagctgagcagcgtttgtttatttgatggtcgttaatgacgtctttagagggcggagctgagcggcgtttgtttatttgatggtgttaatgacgtctttagagggcggagctgagcggcgtttgtttatttgatggtcgttaatgacgtctttagagggcggagctgagcggcgtttgtttatttgatggtcattaatgacgcctttagagggcggagctgagcggcgtttgtttatttgatggtcgttaatgacgtctttagagggcggagctgagcggcgtttgtttatttgatggtcgttattgacgcctttagagggcggagctgagcggcgtttgtttatttgatggttgttaatgacatctttagagggcggagctgagcggcgtttgtttatttgatggttgtaatgatgtctttagagggcggagctgagcggcgtttgtttatttgatggttgtaatgatgtctttagagggcggagctgagcggcgtttgtttatttgatggttgtaatgatgtctttagagggcggagctgagcggcgtttgtttatttgatggttgttaatgacgtctttagatgTCTTTAGACTGTAAAGACCTTGCTGAGGAAATGTTTGCTATTCTTTGTAGTAAAAGGCTTTCAGCATGTATCCTAACACCATTCTATCTCCATCCCACCAAATATATATGAAGATTTAAGATCTTGCTTACCAGTATTGTTCCTTTTCTTTGAATTTTTCAGACTCCTGCGTCCGCTGACTGAGCTGCTGTTTTCACTCATAGAATCCTGAGCTGAGGATGTGCTTCCAGTGGCCTCACTGTCACGTATCATGCTCTCATAGCCACTGCTGCCCCCACTGTGGTAGAACAGAGCTGTCTTGCCCATCGCTGGTGGCAGTTCTCCACTAAGCACACTGCTGTTGTCGCTGGCATGGCCACTGCTGCAGCGATGGGGCCGTCGTGGGGCAGTGATCTTGCTGTATGGGGAGGGAAGTGTATGGACCACTGGTCTGTCCTCTCCATGGAGTGTTCCTCCTCTTTCATCTGTATCTGAGGCACCGCGGCTGTTGCCACCTCGGGCGCTGCCGCTGCCTTGCAGCAGCTCTGAGATTCGTCCATTTACAGCCCTGAGAGGCAGCTTTGAGGCAAGTCCTGATCCCCTGCTGCGGCTGAGGGACTGTGTTGACCAGGAATTCTGGTTTGGGTTCTTTCCATTAGGTGGCAGGCTGGAGCTCCTGTTCACTGACTGAGGAAGAGACTTGGTGGAGAAGCTTAAAGTCTTAGTGCTAGAAGTTGAAAGGCTTCGGGCTTTGGGGCTGGCCATAAGGAGTTTGCTAACTGCTGAGATTTTGGATTGGCTGGCTTTGGGTGACTGGGTTATATTGTTGTTTCCATTTGGTCCATTGGTAGGAGAAGAGATGGAGCTGCGGGTGATGCTCCTGCCAGCTCTAGGCATGGTACTATCTCTTGCTACACCTGCTTTAGAGCCCACAGAGGTCAGGCTCTCCGCTCTCTCCAGGGAACGGCAGTCATAATGAGCTCCATGAGATCTCCCGAGGGAGTTGGTCCTATTTGCCAACTGCTCAAGTTTGGCACTGAAGAGTCTGCTACTCTCCAAATTTGCTCCTTTCTGTTTTCCATTGCCACCCAGGTCTTCAGGTGTACTGCCCAGGAAAGACATGTACTGGATTGTAGCCTGGTTTCCTGCTGGATTATGCTGTGGACTGGCTCTGTTTCTCTGGTCAAGACTCGACTTCCTCACGGGTGGAAGGGGTGGGATTCCCTTCTGTCGGGTGAAGAATCCCTGCCTTCCAGATGAGCCTCTCCTCTCCAGAGTGGCTCGAGGACTGCAGGGTGTAGATGTAGTAACGCCAAGACTTTTATATTCTCCACTTGTGAAGCGATAGGAAGGATCATCCAGGCCATCCTGCTTGTTGATGCGATGCCATCCCCTAGGAAGGCTGCCAGTCCTGAGGATGTCTGCTGAATACACTGGAGTGACACTTTCTGAGGCACAGACAACCATTTCACAGCCATCCACTACTCTCTTGAAGGAATCCGGAGAGCACGCTGCTTCACCACTGCTTGAGCTGTTTCTGTCAAGCAGACATTTGCTCTTCACAGAATCAGATGTCCTCTTCTCTGGTTTTACCTCACAGACAAGTTCCTTAGGTTTGGACTCCTCTCCACTCTCCCTTTTCATCCAAGGATCATCGAAGTCGATCTCACTCGAGATGGAAACTGGTGGGGATTTGGGATCTTTGAGTGACGAGTTTTTGGTAGGTGAAGATACACAGGGTGGATCCTGAACAATCGGCTTTACAACAACACAAGGCTGAACTGTGATATTAGTCTTGAAAGGGATAAAGCCACTCGACGTACATGAAGTTTGAACACTAGAAATGGTGACAGCTGTTTTTGCCATCATAAGAGACATCTTGCCCATTTTGTCACGGGTTGGAGTTCccttgtcattcacatcactgGATCGATCACTTTCACTTTCTTGGATGCTTTGCTCTGTGAGCTCATCAGTTTCCCCTTCCTCTTGAATTTCCAGAAGTTGAGCCTCAGCTAATGCCTCATTTTGCCCAAAGCACTGCTGTGCAACAAAGCTATGGCAAGACTGTTCTCCATCACTGCCTGTGCTCATCTCACTAAGCCAAGAACTGATGGAAGACCGTCGGCTGGCTAGCACTTCCCCTTCAACCGTGCTGAGAGGCAGGAACTTAGCAATGTTGGCTTCTGAGATGGTAGCAGTGGTAGTGGAGACTGCACTGGTGTAGCACTCCAGGTCCTCACTTATACTGCTGATGATGCTGACCGGCCGTGAACCCGATGCTAAAGCTTGTAGTGAGCAGTCACTGTTAAAGCTAATGATACTGGTTGGCCTGCCGTTTTCCATCACTCCACTGACTGTCAGCTCTTCCACCAGAGTGAACACTAACTCATCTTTGCCATTTGGCTCCAAAGGCTGCTGCAAGGTGACTGTGGTGCTCTTCTTGCTGTCCAAAGGTAGCTGAGGCACATCATCACATAGTGTCTCTGCTGATCCCAAACTGTTAGAGGAAGAGGAACGCTTCAGTACCTGAGGGCTCATGCCCACAGGAGATGTCCTAGACTCAGCCTGAAGCAAAGATTCAGTGGATGATTTTCCTGAATCTCTGTGCAGGCTCTGGGAGGAATGGGGCGGCGTGCCAGGCATTACTCCTTTCTGAGTGTACACTTTGCAGCGCTGGGATGGAGAAGAGGGAGGTTTGTATTCGGATGTTTTGGTCAGGCTGGCGATTCCTAGCCTTGGAGAACCCATAGGACGAGGTTTGCTTTCACTGCTGCTACCTCCACTAATGGACTCCCTGCTGTCATGCAGACTGGAGCTCTTGGTTCTCTGAAGGGGAGTGAGCTGTCCAACACCACTGCTACCAGTCACGCTCCGGCTGGTGGAGAGTGCACAACTGTTTATCGAAGACTGTGTCAGGCTTTCTATAATGGACTGTGCGATTTCTGCTTCTTCTACCACCTCTCGGATCTCCTCAAGTTGCTGGTCATTAGAGATTCTCTTGGGAGAACATCCTTTAACCTCTTGGCTTCGAGCTGAAAGAGGCTCAATTTTAGGAACTCTGCTGGTAGAGACTTCTTCAAAAGGAAACTTATTTACCTCTTCGCTTCCATCAATGCACTCCAGTCTCTCTTGCAGCTCGGCAAACGTGTTGCATTTGAGACAGTCCTTCTCCTGCTTCCCGGACTCGGCGCCCTCTTCAGGCACAGGCGGAAGTGGCTGTGAATGAAGGGCTTGCAGAGGCTGTAGAGGCTGGAGAGGTTGTGAAGACTGGATTAAGGCTGAAACCGCCTGCAGCTGCTCAGGTGCTGCCGCAGCATTGCTTTGGTCAGCCTTATTCTTATGGATAGATGGGATTATTGGCACAAACTCTGGAGGACCTTCATTGTCTGTTAGCTCCTTGTCTGAAAGGGCTGAACCATTAGGACCAACGTAGATCACGGTGTCGCAGGACTGCTCACTGCTGGAATAGTCATCAGGATCACTGGAGAGGTGCAACAGAGGCATTTCGGAGTCTACAACGTTCCTGGAATGGATAGTTCTGAGCTGGGTTGGGCGTCTCATCCTCCCCTCTTCACACGAGCTCTCCCCACCAGAGGAACTGGATGTGTATTGctgaaaaaggccaaaaacagtttttcagatttgaaacaAACTATGTATATTGATGTGAATAACAAATACACTACCTTTCATAAATATGGGGACACCTTGCCTTCTTTTGAAAAGGAACTCTTGATTTCCACTTTTAGTCTACAATTGGTCAACAAAACTAATTCATCTCTAAACGACCACCCACAtgtctggccggacactgaaggacgactgactgttgagctctcctgctacccgcttcagaccagctgcccacgccccagatACCACCAcatgccttggactagctgcccaccctacactgaggttttcatagactcccagctattactactactaatactactgctattaatattagtagtataataagtctgtaggtagtctgaccagaggaggacgggtctcctggtgagccttggttcctcccaaggtttcttcctcagttctcagggaggttctccttgccactgttgccccctggcttgcccaccagggggttttacattcatgttaaaactttatcttttctggaattctgtgaagctcctttgtgatgtcatcagttgtaaaaagcgtgacaaataaatttgatttgatttgaattaaTTATGGAAAACATCTGTAAAGGTTATTTAGCTTCTCACTCAAGCCTCATGTTGTccttggtatgaagagcaggtCTGGCATAAATACTGATTATACAATTTTTTTCCCGAATGAttattaaaagcacatattaaaGTTCTTGTGGCCCAAACACCTGAAAGACCTTCATACTAATGTCACAATAAGGACATGGAATACATGAAGTAGTACATTAAAACTTAATCAACTGCTTCTTAGTAATTTACATGCATATCTCAGATCCAAACATGCTGATtttctgaaaacattttaaacatctagGCGTCCCTGTGCTTCAGAGCACACCTTTGGAATACACAGGCAATGTACTATATAATACTTGATGGAAatcttttggttccctaaagaacctttccagGTTTTGTCTAGAACTGTGTCTAAACCAAGAACTGTTAAGGAAATGGAGTGTGGGTGAAAAATACAGAAGTTGTGGGCCATACCACGCTTACTTtagccttcttcttcttcatcctgAGCACTCGAGAAGCAATCTGAAGAGTAGACAGTGTCTCCGAGAAGTTGCTGGGTGAAGAGGATATGTGGGCTATCATGGTGGTCCGGCAATTCATGTTCCCCAGGGACTCTCTCAGCAGCATGGTCAGCTTACTGTCCCTGTGAAGAACAACAGGATCATTTGTTAAAGATCTccacaaaaatgtaaacaaacagccAGTTTCCCAAGTGTCCAGTCCACTGAGTAGTTAGTCAGTTACATTTATTATACTGCAGACCTTTTATGAACCACTCAGTGAGCCTTAAAGTCTGCGGTCCCTCAGAAAAGCCTCTGCTGTACATTACCTTTACCCATACTGCTTTAGCATATTAATCAGCTCTTCTAGCGCAGCTCTTAGCGATTTTAATTCCCAAAAACTGTTTGCGGCCCCTAGGCGCACCGCCCGTTTGTGGCTACCTCATGCTGCTGTCCTCGGTTTTATAAAAGACTGTTTTTCTGCCTGAGAGAAAGAACGACAGAAGGAaagaatgagagcgagagagaaaagagagagagagagagaaaagagagagagagagagagagagagagagagaaacaggcacTGGCTGTTCTCTTTGCCTTTCCATGGCAACCATTAACAGGTATCTaaggctgctggtgtttttcagCTACGCGTGAGTCAGTGATCAGAACTGTGATGTGCTCATGTGTGTTCAACTAGAATATATGAGAATTACCACAAAACACGGCTGATTCTATTATCTGCATTAACCACACGTTGATGTTTATATTCTATTTTGCACTCTAATACTCAATATTGAGCATAGAAACAGTGTTACTTTAACTATTTATCATGCAAGTCTGCAATACCATCAGAATAACAATGCAAAAACATCCCGCAGAAAATGTTACGTATTATTAGACTATATtagtgtatgtttatatatacatacagggtgagtcaaaagtcataggacactgttttattttactttttaagcctccatgatgcggtgctgaaggtggtgtttgttgagAATTTTCTCAGGAAACACAATTTGAGATGACGCcagagataaataaaataaaaaataaaataagataaaacctgtcctgtgacttttgactcaccctgtattcactatatttctaaaagtattcggtcgtctggcttcactcgcatatgaacttgagtgacgtcccattcttaatccatagggtttaatatgatgtcggcccaccctttgcagctataacagcttcagctcttctgggaaggctttccacaagggttaggagtgtttatgggaatttctgaccgttcttccagaagcacatttgtgaggtcagacgctgatgttggacgagaaggtctggctcacagtctccactctaattcatcccaaaggtgttctatggggttgaggtcaggactctgtgcaggccagtcaagttcttccacaccaaactggctcatccgtgtctttatggacctgctttgtgcactggtgagcagtcatgttggagcaggaaggggccgtccccaaactgttcccacaaagttgggagcgtgaaattgtccaaaatctcttggtgctgaagctttaagagctcctttcactggaactaaggggccgagcccaactcctgaaaaacacccccacaccatgatcccccctccaccaaactttacactcagcacaatgcagtcagacaagtaccgtctcctggcaaccaccaaacccagactcctccatcagatttccagacggagaagcgtgattggtcactccagagaacacgtctccactgctctagagtccagtggcggcgctttacaccactgcaactaggtgcttggttttatacacctgtggccatggaagtgatcggaacttgaattgaattgaattgaaaacatgaattcaatgttttggatggtaagagtgaatacttttggaaatatagtgtacgtatatctatatacacacacacacacacacacacacacacacacatatatatatatatatatagtatgatATAAGATCTCACTATATTACTAAATATTGTGTTATGTtgtaaatgtattaaacaattttaaaatgtcttataATTCCTTATAATACATATTATAAACATTACACATTACTACTGAACATTACAATatctttattaaatatattagaaAACTATAAGAATATTGCAAATTCACCTCGATAGCTATTTTATTAAAGCTAGATATGGGGAAAATTATTGCAAGCAATTTAATCTCTCAATGTTTTACTCTGTAATCTGATGAGCTGCTCGATCGCTTTATCAACAGAATCACATTACTGAGTCCAGATTACATGAATTGTTTTTTCTTACTGCAAATAATTACTTCAAATATGATCAATTCTTCTGTGTTTACATTAAATCACAACGTCTAAGCGATCTCATTCCGGGGCTGCTATAAGATgaactccagatgtgagtgtTTATCTGTAATTAAATTAACTCTGAGATCAGCGGCTTTTT is drawn from Pygocentrus nattereri isolate fPygNat1 chromosome 10, fPygNat1.pri, whole genome shotgun sequence and contains these coding sequences:
- the kif26ba gene encoding kinesin-like protein KIF26B isoform X1, translated to MTSLSGSKERSGTRSRKHGMTDCSPTKSASFSPEAWYRRACEESRVGRPAPEGAGSFPSSSGTPSPCSGTSSPGSFSGSPGPTSPGIGTGSPGSLGGSPGFGTGSPASGSGSSPGSDRDRTVWCENCTARLVELKRQALKLLIPGPYASKDPSLSLLLHDKLQVPSSPRKAWNEHESRCDVCSTHLSQLKQEAVHMVLTLDQCDLSPGSPPSLASLGGPRGVQQGPTPPRDWTFLPYHSPASNGSASNGSTPCSPHHLNQKHGPKPSSLGVGTGPDRKGGSPGHANKPAGPPVPHPPTSPNNVSAGPPQTHSHLEGMSSPAAHLSRTNGVTLYPCQGSPMVPEGTREGLTEAALNRFNTERPASHGSPAPAPPAPSTTAPSSGTSAAASFFARAAQKLNLSSKKKKQRPVPPVACDPPLFPTNFSGILQVSPPPAPPCLLRAISKVRDNPGLGKVKVMLRVCPVSPADSESSSFLKVDSRKKQVTIMDPAANTQQNPAQKRPASNQAPPKMFAFDAAFSHDASQAEVCAGTVAEVIQSVVNGADGCVFCFGHSKLGKSYTMIGKDDSMQNLGIIPCAISWLFKIINERKEKTGARFSVRVSAVEVWGKDENLKDLLSEVATGSLQDGQSPGVYLCEDPICGMQLQNQSELRAPTAEKAAFFLDAAIASRYSSRPDYDEEEHRNSHMLFTLHIYQYRMEKTGKGGMSGGRSRLHLIDLGSCVRVLSKTRDSTAGLCLSLSALGNVILALVNGSKHIPYKDSKLTMLLRESLGNMNCRTTMIAHISSSPSNFSETLSTLQIASRVLRMKKKKAKVSVQYTSSSSGGESSCEEGRMRRPTQLRTIHSRNVVDSEMPLLHLSSDPDDYSSSEQSCDTVIYVGPNGSALSDKELTDNEGPPEFVPIIPSIHKNKADQSNAAAAPEQLQAVSALIQSSQPLQPLQPLQALHSQPLPPVPEEGAESGKQEKDCLKCNTFAELQERLECIDGSEEVNKFPFEEVSTSRVPKIEPLSARSQEVKGCSPKRISNDQQLEEIREVVEEAEIAQSIIESLTQSSINSCALSTSRSVTGSSGVGQLTPLQRTKSSSLHDSRESISGGSSSESKPRPMGSPRLGIASLTKTSEYKPPSSPSQRCKVYTQKGVMPGTPPHSSQSLHRDSGKSSTESLLQAESRTSPVGMSPQVLKRSSSSNSLGSAETLCDDVPQLPLDSKKSTTVTLQQPLEPNGKDELVFTLVEELTVSGVMENGRPTSIISFNSDCSLQALASGSRPVSIISSISEDLECYTSAVSTTTATISEANIAKFLPLSTVEGEVLASRRSSISSWLSEMSTGSDGEQSCHSFVAQQCFGQNEALAEAQLLEIQEEGETDELTEQSIQESESDRSSDVNDKGTPTRDKMGKMSLMMAKTAVTISSVQTSCTSSGFIPFKTNITVQPCVVVKPIVQDPPCVSSPTKNSSLKDPKSPPVSISSEIDFDDPWMKRESGEESKPKELVCEVKPEKRTSDSVKSKCLLDRNSSSSGEAACSPDSFKRVVDGCEMVVCASESVTPVYSADILRTGSLPRGWHRINKQDGLDDPSYRFTSGEYKSLGVTTSTPCSPRATLERRGSSGRQGFFTRQKGIPPLPPVRKSSLDQRNRASPQHNPAGNQATIQYMSFLGSTPEDLGGNGKQKGANLESSRLFSAKLEQLANRTNSLGRSHGAHYDCRSLERAESLTSVGSKAGVARDSTMPRAGRSITRSSISSPTNGPNGNNNITQSPKASQSKISAVSKLLMASPKARSLSTSSTKTLSFSTKSLPQSVNRSSSLPPNGKNPNQNSWSTQSLSRSRGSGLASKLPLRAVNGRISELLQGSGSARGGNSRGASDTDERGGTLHGEDRPVVHTLPSPYSKITAPRRPHRCSSGHASDNSSVLSGELPPAMGKTALFYHSGGSSGYESMIRDSEATGSTSSAQDSMSENSSSVSGRRSLKNSKKRNNTGTQRRRLIPNLTLDTTSPVRKPIISPGVRWVDGPLRPSQRGLTEPFEIKVYEIDDVERLQRRRAAGNKELVYFSAKLKILEHRQQRISEVRAKYDWLKKELEQTKQHLMLEPEKWTTEFDLQQTFEVDSLEYLEALEFVTERLENRVNFCKAHLMMITCFDITCRRR